One Panicum virgatum strain AP13 chromosome 9K, P.virgatum_v5, whole genome shotgun sequence genomic region harbors:
- the LOC120647803 gene encoding putative ripening-related protein 4 — MASTKLLAALVLLQVLSLHAHAAKHKQPAAGAGTCRASGVLHGKAGKCKKINGSECCAAGRKYPQFRCSPPVSARTPATLTLNSFEKGKDGGGATFCDHRFYKDSAMVVALSSGWLRLDGTRRCGKMVRITANGRSVLAKVVDECDSVAGCDEEHNFEPPCANNVVDGSPAVWKALGLKESLGEVKVTWSDV, encoded by the coding sequence ATGGCCAGCACGAAGCTACTGGCGGCGCTCGTGCTCCTGCAGGTCCTGTCCCTCCACGCCCATGCCGCCAAGCACAagcagcccgccgccggcgcgggcaccTGCCGCGCCAGCGGCGTCCTCCACGGCAAGGCCGGCAAGTGCAAGAAGATAAACGGCTCCGAGTGCTGCGCCGCGGGGCGCAAGTACCCTCAGTTCcggtgctcgccgccggtgtccgccaggacgccggcgacgCTGACGCTCAACAGCTTCGAGAAGggcaaggacggcggcggcgccaccttcTGCGACCACCGCTTCTACAAGGACAGCGCCATGGTGGTCGCGCTGTCCTCCGGGTGGCTGCGGCTCGACGGCACGCGCCGGTGCGGCAAGATGGTCCGCATCACCGCCAACGGGCGCTCCGTGCTGGCCAAGGTCGTCGACGAGTGCGACTCGGTGGCTGGCTGCGACGAGGAGCACAACTTCGAGCCGCCGTGCGCCAACAACGTCGTCGacgggtcgccggcggtgtggAAGGCGCTGGGGCTCAAGGAGAGCCTCGGAGAGGTCAAGGTCACTTGGTCCGATGTCTGA